The Cryptococcus deuterogattii R265 chromosome 3, complete sequence genome has a segment encoding these proteins:
- a CDS encoding ribosome recycling factor yields the protein MRPAVLRTAIRPIPRATAPLAGRSLLIRPFSSTLPTLKKNKGQNIKSAKQKLRVTEDDQAGAADDEGAGQVVIEEVVSKAKAKMEKSVHWAKAVLFEGVERGRGRVSPALLDSVRVTLPDTPGTLHLNALASVTTKGNALFVEVWDTASLKQVESAIHSANLPGISPQRMAGTTLKIPIARPTVEQRTEILRQLAETVEAAKTQIRVARTDGFKALGGRKANGTDEVQKVVDEMCKDLDGQLALAKKEFEKP from the exons ATGAGACCAGCAGTACTCAGAACCGCAATCAGACCCATCCCGAGAGCCACCGCTCCCCTGGCTGGCCGCTCCCTTCTCATAcgtcccttctcctccactctccCTACtctcaagaagaacaagggcCAGAATATAAAGTCAGCCAAGCAAAAGCTCCGGGTCACAGAGGATGACCAGGCTGGTGCTGCGGATGACGAAGGTGCGGGTCAAGTTGTGAttgaggaggtggtgagCAAAGCTAAggcaaaaatggaaaagtCGGTACATTGGGCCAAGGCCGTCTTGTTTGAGGGTgtggagagagggaggggaCGAGTCAGTCCTG CCCTTTTAGACTCGGTTAGAGTGACTTTACCCGATACACCGGGAACGTTGCATTTGAACGCCTTGGCGTCTGTGACAACTAAGGGCAATGCTTTGTTCGTGGAAGTCTGGGATACTGCC TCTTTGAAACAAGTGGAATCAGCCATTCACTCTGCCAACCTTCCTGGCATCTCGCCTCAGCGAATGGCCGGAACAACCCTCAAGATTCCCATTGCTCG TCCCACTGTCGAGCAGCGTACAGAAATTTTGCGCCAATTAGCTGAGACTGTCGAAGCGGCGAAGACTCAAATCCGTGTGGCTCGAACCGACGGTTTTAAGGCTTTGGGCGGAAGAAAAGCGAACGGCACCGACGAAGTGCAGAAGGTTGTGGACGAGATGTGCAAAGACCTTGATGGACAGTTGGCGTTGGCGAAAAAGGAGTTTGAAAAGCCTTGA
- a CDS encoding F-actin capping, which translates to MVDLSVEDKCKLAARLIEQTPPGEINDVINDIRAIINDDQALMPHVLPALRAYNLSQLHVVEHPELGEVPAHTSLLSEAVILPGSESERYVDNIGKNSFAFDHLTFTVSDYQPYELPEEEETFRAELAKSLEAYSKNHFPSGFYSVACSQFPLNRQPAAVPITEPEAVIPGGTAPAEGAPEAEDLIPTPAEGEASAEPAVEKMDTEEDADVTDVVNELVNSGDLEPSSTPAVGDVGIREDITDPEHLEELDEAVEEEKEREEEEERGMGEGNAVEKTTEPKVEEEDGPKLLQVEEEETEKKVEGQKVEEKKQERVENPVYTLEVVGNRYNPSNFWTGRWRTRWVVDQKAGKVNGTIQVDIHYYEQGNVQLATNHTASFPYPTEPNASQSIASQIVTTISKIETNYHLELNDVYSELGEKAFRALRRALPVTRQKMDWDKVTGYTLGADLSKART; encoded by the exons ATGGTAGACTTATCCGTGGAAGACAAGTGCAAGCTCGCAGCCCGTCTTATTGAGCAAACTCCTCCAGGAGAAATTAA CGATGTCATTAATG ACATCAGGGCCATCATCAACGATGACCAGGCTCTCATGCCACATGTGCTTCCTGCTTTGAGGGCTTACAATCTCTCTCAGTTGCATGTCGTTGAACACCCTGAGCTTGGTGAAGTCCCTGCACACACA TCTCTCTTGTCCGAAGCAGTAATTCTTCCGGGATCGGAAAGCGAGAGATATGTGGACAACATTGGCAAGAATAGCTTTGCTTTTGATCACTTGACTTTC ACTGTCTCTGATTATCAGCCATATGAGCTGcccgaggaggaggagacTTTCCG CGCCGAGCTTGCCAAGTCTCTGGAGGCTTACTCTAAGAATCACTTCCCATCAGGCTTTTACTCTGTCGCGTGCTCCCAATTTCCTCTCAACCGTCAGCCAGCCGCTGTTCCCATTACCGAGCCTGAGGCTGTAATTCCAGGCGGGACTGCTCCTGCCGAGGGAGCGCCCGAGGCCGAGGATCTAATACCTACTCCTGCTGAAGGCGAAGCATCTGCTGAACCTGCAGTTGAAAAGATGGACACAGAAGAGGACGCCGACGTCACAGATGTTGTGAATGAACTAGTAAACAGTGGTGATTTGGAACCTTCATCTACGCCTGCTGTGGGCGATGTAGGCATCAGGGAGGATATTACCGATCCTGAGCATCTggaagagcttgatgaagccgtagaagaagaaaaggaaagggaggaagaggaagaaagggggATGGGCGAAGGGAACGCTGTGGAAAAAACAACAGAGCCgaaggttgaagaggaagacggacccaagcttcttcaggtggaagaagaggaaactGAAAAGAAGGTTGAAGGtcaaaaagtggaggagaagaaacagGAAAGGGTTGAAAACCCAGTGTACACACTCGAGGTAGTTGGTAACCGATATAACCCCAGCAATTTCTG GACTGGTAGATGGCGTACCCGCTGGGTTGTTGACCAAAAAGCTGGAAAAGTCAATGGTACCATCCAAGTTGACATTCACTACTACGAACAAGGCAACGTTCAGCTTGCTACCAACCATACTGCTTCCTTCCCGTATCCTACTGAGCCTAACGCCTCTCAATCCATCGCTTCCCAGATAGTAACAACCATTAGCAAGATCGAGACCAACTACCATCTTGAACTTAACGATGTGTACAGCGAGCTCGGTGAAAAAGCTTTCCGAGC GTTACGCCGAGCATTGCCTGTCACGAGACAGAAGATGGATTGGGACAAGGTCACTGGATACACACTCGGTGCTGACCTTTCCAAGGCGCGAACATAG
- a CDS encoding zinc knuckle family protein, with the protein MARFTSIGMGRKKFVSSSAEEARSTVQNDQSGEPDAGPSSAPGAEGKGNRDGAQTASKKKRRGRARIRDETGKRIAIGEKKGPDDGKVAPRWGRDPELARRSKLSAKHAEDRKQRRIEDRNANVTCFACRGVGHAARACPNILLAATTVGAPEEQNENESQEKKEMEVGRKKGGKKGGDVTSNKCYRCNGTDHSLHQCPEPVDPQNPTPYATCYICLGSGHLSSLCPQNKKGVYVNGGACKVCGSTAHRAKDCPDDKREKAPAFEPRKRGEIVLGTGNGAGADEDDFIVEARHRPAQNGSKNKRHAPARNGERPMKRMRDPAEAEGYAQQGEVVQAPSVPLTAKKRIEVVAKPKAKVVAF; encoded by the exons ATGGCAAGATTCACATCCATTGGTATGGGCCGCAAGAAGTTTGTCTCTTCGTCTGCCGAAGAAGCTCGATCGACTGTTCAGAACGATCAATCCGGCGAACCAGATGCCGGaccttcctctgctcccGGCGCcgagggcaagggcaatAGAGACGGTGCGCAGACAGCtagcaagaagaagcgaaggGGAAGGGCTAGGATAAGGGATGAGACTGGAAAAAGGATCGCTATcggggagaagaaagggccTGATGATGGCAAGGTTGCGCCTAGATGGGGCAGAGATCCGGAGCTTGCTC GACGCTCAAAGCTTTCCGCCAAACACGCCGAGGACAGAAAACAACGTCGTATTGAAGACCGTAACGCCAATGTGACTTGCTTCGCATGCCGTGGTGTCGGCCACGCCGCTCGAGCTTGCCCGAATATTTTACTGGCCGCTACAACTGTCGGCGCTCCTGAAGAACagaatgagaatgagagtcaagaaaaaaaggagatggaggttgGTAGGAAAAAGGGAGGCAAGAAGGGCGGCGATGTGACTAGCAACAAGTGCTACAG ATGCAACGGTACAGACCACTCTTTACATCAATGCCCTGAACCTGTTGATCCTCAGAACCCCACACCATACGCCACCTGCTACATCTGTCTCGGGTCAGGacatctttcctctctttgccCTCAAAACAAAAAGGGTGTGTATGTCAATGGCGGCGCCTGCAAAGTCTGCGGTTCGACCGCTCACCGTGCTAAGGACTGTCCCGATGACAAGCGCGAGAAGGCCCCAGCATTCGAGCCAAGAAAACGGGGTGAGATTGTGTTGGGTACCGGAAATGGAGCGGGCgccgatgaagatgactTTATAGTCGAAGCTCGTCATCGACCAGCCCAGAACGGGTCCAAAAACAAGCGACATGCTCCTGCTAGGAACGGCGAAAGGCCCatgaaaaggatgagggaTCCCGCAGAAGCTGAGGGTTATGCTCAACAAGGTGAGGTCGTCCAGGCGCCTAGTGTGCCGTTGacggcgaagaagaggatcgAGGTTGTCGCGAAGCCAAAGGCCAAGGTAGTCGCATTCTAG
- a CDS encoding F-type H+-transporting ATPase subunit D, with amino-acid sequence MATKSAASVVDWSKIYTGLGLDKQTLTSLQSFRARHSAALNKNSALKATTPSIDLSHYKSVLKDQQAVQLAEKVLGDFKPVDYDVSKWNGVVEAFEGKAIAAAKETVSKISTEEASLQATLSNIKDARPFEDLTVDEVAKARPEIAKAVETMVKKGKWSVPGYREKFGDLSLM; translated from the exons ATGGCCACCAAATCCGCTGCCTCCGTTGTC GACTGGTCCAAGATCTACACCGGTCTCGGTCTCGACAAGCAAACCCTCACTTCCCTCCAGTCTTTCCGTGCTCGACACTCTGCCGCCTTGAATAAGAACTCTGCTCTCAAGGCTACCACCCCCTCCATTGACTTGTCCCACTACAAGTCTGTCCTTAAGGACCAGCAGGCGGTTCAGTTGGCGGAGAAGGTCTTGGGCGACTTCAAGCCTGTCGACTATGATGTGAGCAAGTGGAACGGTGTCGTTGAGGCTTTCGAGGGCAAGGCT ATTGCTGCCGCCAAGGAGACCGTTTCCAAGATCTCCACTGAGGAGGCTTCCCTCCAGGCTACCCTTTCCAACATCAAGGACGCCCGACCATTCGAAGACCTTACCGTCGACGAGGTCGCCAAGGCTCGTCCCGAGATTGCCAAGGCTGTTGAGACTATGGTTAAGAAGGGCAAGTGGTCCGTCCCCGGGTACAGG GAGAAGTTTGGCGACCTTTCTCTTATGTAA
- a CDS encoding polyadenylate-binding protein 2 produces MSEPRGSSPRLNEDDSNVDEELALMQARLAEMEAEKNALAASTSASANGTPVPPNVGGGETNETHEGNDNMEEDGESSEAVDMRSVFIGNVDYGATPEEIQGHFQACGTINRVTILCDKFTGHPKGYAYVEFAEPSIVQNALVLNESMFRGRMLQVKEKRTNVPGMNMTNRGRGRGRGRGGYRARGFGGYRGRGRGRGRGW; encoded by the exons ATGTCCGAGCCTAGAGGATCATCTCCAAGACTTAACGAGGATGACTCTAATGTCGACGAG GAACTTGCCTTAATGCAGGCTCGTCTggcggagatggaagcCGAGAAGAATGCTTTGGCTGCATCCACCTCAGCTTCTGCGAATGGCACACCAGTACCTCCTAATGTCGGCGGAGGGGAGACAAACGAAACTCATGAAGGGAATGATAacatggaggaggatggagagtcATCAGAGGCGGTGGATATGCGGAGTGTGTTTATCGGCAAC GTTGATTATGGAGCAACGCCAGAGGAAATTCAGGGGCACTTTCAAGCGTGTGGAACAATCAACCGAGTGACAATTCTCTGCGACAAATTCACCGGACATCCAAAAGG CTACGCCTATGTCGAGTTTGCCGAGCCCTCAATTGTTCAAAACGCCTTGGTTCTCAACGAAAGCATGTTCAGGGGACGTATGCTCCAG GTTAAGGAAAAACGAACTAATGTGCCGGGCATGAACATGACCAACCGAGGCAGGGGACGAGGACGGGGACGCGGAGGCTATAGGGCGAGAGGCTTTGGCGGTTACAGAGGGCGTGGCAG gggacgaggacgaggatggtaA
- a CDS encoding tyrosine phosphatase: MAKIVPPMNFGLVEDGFYRSAQPSELCFSFLEKLNLKSIIWVGAEEPSDIFLSFIESQGIKLYNLAPQTSLNPHFPPPYTDSGVVPTSVQYHLPPLPPPPEPLIIQALTLLLRPSTFPTLLCCNMGRHRTGTVVGCYRKLQRWALSSILEEYRRYAGMKVRVLNEQFIELFDTDLVSITAEQMTK; the protein is encoded by the exons ATGGCAAAGATAGTGCCGCCCATGAACTTTGGTCTCGTGGAGGACG GATTCTACCGTTCTGCTCAGCCTTCCGAGCTAtgcttctcttttctcgaAAAGCTAAATCTGAAAAGCATTATATGGGTGGGGGCTGAGGAGCCTTCAGACATCTT CTTGTCATTCATCGAATCTCAAGGAATCAAGTTGTACAACCTCGCCCCTCAAACGAGCTTGAACCCACACTTCCCACCTCCATATACAGACTCAGGCGTAGTACCCACATCTGTCCAAT ATCACCTTccaccacttcctcctccgcccGAGCCACTGATCATTCAGGCTCTAACTCTCTTATTACGCCCATCTACTTTCCCTACATTACTATGCTGTAACATGGGACGCCATAGGACAGGGACTGTGGTGGGATGTTACAGAAAGCTACAGCGGTGGGCATTGAGTAGTATACTGGAAGAATACAGAAGATACGCAGGTATGAAGGTCAGGGTACTGAACGAACAG TTTATTGAACTGTTTGACACAGACTTGGTCTCAATAACAGCGGAACAGATGACGAAATAG
- a CDS encoding ribosome biogenesis protein ERB1, with protein MAPQPLKMGTSNQSKVDKTAPRSSAGLAKKAEKSKKRAVEQVEEASDQEFGDQGSGIDMSDDEEELDGDDEEEDEDEAFPEFDSELEDNDEEEASDEEQDEQDTSDEGEIVEEDSGSESGYNTSDIERMYASDDDLSSEENKDLPVDEKLSRLIAKNTVKPDDSIGTDDKISRAKEGVGKLVPSKHVKGSFIREYDEYEAGYGSESSTEDNPNTVGNIPMEWYDDLPHIGYDVNGRKIFRPLQGDELDKFLANVEDPSAWTSAEDKLLQQNVQLSDKELDIIRRLERAENPDADFDPYQPTIEWFTGEGKERVMPLSAAPEPKRRFVPSKWEHKKIMKIVKAIREGRIIPNKPSAEKPRFYPIWSDADQHNPHVMYMPAPQLPPPKTAESYNPPEEYLPTEEEKAEWEATDKEDRKTDFLPEKYDALRKVPGYKNLVQEKFERCLDLYLAPRTRRVKLNIDPESLIPKLPAPKELKPFPIASTVQYRHPGDTRVRSVSTSPDGQWIASGSEDGVVRVWDLGNGREVWRWDLHAGPIQYVEWSPSREESLLVALVAGKIAVLSPLALVAPHIAAQTLTHSNTAFATSSATTKQGAGNEVKGTESVKWTRPSEKERERGVLVYVEVPGTPKQVTWHRKGDYFATVASDAANKSVLIHQLSRHGSQSPFRKTPGTIQRVAFHPSKPHFFAATQRYIRLYDLAAQKLIRTLQSGVKWISSMDVHPGGDNLIIGSYDKKLAWFDMDLSAKPYKTLRYHNRALRSVAYHPTLPLFASASDDGTVHIFHCTVYTDLMQNPLIVPLKILRGHKVIDGIGVLDLRWVPGKPWLVSSGADGEVRLWCS; from the exons ggaggatgaagatgaagcttTCCCGGAATTCGACAGCGAGCTTGAGGATaacgatgaagaagaagccagTGACGAGGAGCAAGATGAACAGGATACGtctgatgaaggagaaatCGTGGAGGAGGACAGTGGCTCCGAGTCCGGCTACAACACGTCTGATATCGAGCGAATGTACGcttctgatgatgatctgTCATCCGAAGAGAACAAAGACCTCCCTGTCGACGAGAAGCTCTCCCGACTTATCGCCAAAAACACTGTCAAGCCCGACGACTCTATCGGCACAGATGATAAAATCAGTCGGGCAAAAGAAGGTGTAGGGAAATTGGTGCCCAGCAAACACGTTAAGGGGTCATTTATACGAGAGTATGACGAATATGAGGCTGGATATGGCAGTGAAAGTAGTACCGAGGAT AACCCTAACACTGTCGGTAACATTCCAATGGAATGGTACGACGACCTTCCTCACATCGGTTACGATGTCAACGGTCGCAAAATCTTTCGACCCTTGCAAGGCGACGAACTCGACAAGTTCCTCGCCAATGTCGAGGACCCCTCCGCTTGGACTTCTGCCGAAGAcaaacttcttcaacaaaACGTTCAGTTGTCAGACAAGGAGCTCGATATCATTAGGCGACTGGAGAGGGCCGAGAACCCTGATGCCGACTTTGACCCCTATCAACCTACTATTGAATGGTTTACTGGCGAGGGCAAGGAGAGAGTCATGCCGCTTAGTGCGGCGCCTGAGCCCAAGAGAAGATTCGTGCCTTCCAAATGGGAGCATAAGAAG ATTATGAAGATCGTCAAGGCTATCAGAGAGGGCCGAATCATCCCTAACAAACCTTCCGCTGAAAAACCTCGCTTCTATCCTATCTGGTCTGATGCCGATCAGCACAACCCTCACGTCATGTACATGCCCGCCCCTCAACTTCCCCCTCCTAAGACTGCAGAATCCTACAATCCACCTGAAGAGTACCTTCCtacagaggaagagaaggctgaATGGGAAGCAACGGACAAGGAAGACCGAAAGACTGACTTCTTGCCTGAGAAGTATGACGCGCTTAGAAAGGTTCCAGGCTACAAGAACTTGGTGCAGGAGAAGTTCGAGAGATGTCTTGATTTGTACCTCGCCCCTCGAACTCGACgagtcaagctcaacatTGACCCCGAATCTCTTATTCCTAAACTTCCTGCTCCAAAGGAGCTTAAACCTTTCCCCATCGCTTCTACTGTCCAGTATCGCCATCCCGGAGACACTCGCGTGCGATCCGTTTCCACCAGCCCTGATGGTCAGTGGATTGCTTCTGGCTCGGAAGATGGTGTTGTGCGAGTTTGGGACCTGGGTAACGGTCGTGAGGTGTGGAGATGGGATTTGCATGCTGGTCCTATTCAATACGTCGAGTGGTCACCTTCCCGCGAGGAATCTTTGCTTGTGGCTCTTGTCGCTGGCAAGATCGCTGtgctctctcctcttgctctcgTCGCTCCTCATATTGCCGCCCAAACTCTCACCCACTCCAATACCGCTTTCGCTACTAGTTCTGCGACGACAAAGCAAGGTGCCGGTAACGAAGTTAAGGGAACTGAGTCTGTCAAATGGACGAGGCCGagtgagaaggagagagaaaggggtGTCTTAGTATACGTGGAAGTTCCTGGTACTCCTAAACAGGTTACCTGGCACAGAAAGGGGGACTATTTTGCCACTGTTGCATCCGACG CCGCCAACAAGTCCGTCCTTATTCACCAACTCTCCCGCCACGGCAGTCAATCCCCCTTCCGTAAAACTCCCGGCACAATCCAACGCGTtgccttccatccttctaAACCTCACTTCTTCGCGGCCACTCAACGTTACATCCGCCTTTATGACCTTGCTGCTCAAAAACTCATTAGAACTTTACAGTCTGGTGTCAAATGGATATCATCCATGGATGTGCATCCCGGAGGTGACAATTTAATTATCGGTAGTTACGATAAGAAATTAGCTTGGTTCGACATGGATTTGAGCGCAAAGCCTTATAAAACCTTAAG ATACCACAACCGTGCTCTTCGATCCGTTGCTTATCACCCTACTCTCCCCCTCTTCGCCTCCGCCTCAGATGACGGCACAGtccacatcttccattGCACCGTTTACACCGACCTCATGCAAAACCCTCTCATCGTTCCTCTGAAAATCTTGAGGGGACATAAGGTAATCGATGGCATCGGAGTCTTGGATTTGAGATGGGTGCCTGGAAAACCGTGGTTGGTCAGCTCTGGTGCGGATGGAGAGGTTAGGCTTTGGTGTTCGTAG